The following proteins are encoded in a genomic region of Saccharopolyspora antimicrobica:
- a CDS encoding response regulator, whose translation MRVILADDATLLREGLARLLAEEGHEVLAAVGDAPSLLAEVDRHRPDVAVVDVRMPPTHTDDGLRAALEIRRRFPEVGVLVLSQYVEKRYAVELLTGDSARVGYLLKDRVVQVDEFLDALQRLADGGVAFDPEVVRRLLSTGDRDPLEALTPRERDVLDQMAQGRTNAGIAAGLHISQSAVEKHANAIFDKLDLPRATGYSRRVLAVLHYLESEGGE comes from the coding sequence GTGCGCGTGATCCTGGCCGACGACGCCACGCTGCTCCGGGAAGGCCTGGCGCGCCTGCTCGCCGAGGAGGGCCACGAGGTCCTCGCCGCGGTCGGCGACGCGCCGAGCCTGCTGGCCGAAGTGGACCGCCACCGGCCCGACGTCGCGGTGGTCGACGTGCGGATGCCGCCCACGCACACCGACGACGGCCTGCGCGCCGCGCTGGAGATCCGCCGCCGGTTCCCCGAGGTCGGCGTGCTGGTGCTCTCGCAGTACGTGGAGAAGCGCTACGCCGTCGAGCTGCTCACCGGTGATTCGGCCCGCGTCGGATACCTGCTCAAGGACCGCGTGGTGCAGGTCGACGAGTTCCTGGACGCCCTCCAGCGCCTTGCCGACGGCGGCGTGGCCTTCGACCCGGAAGTGGTCCGCCGCCTGCTGTCGACCGGCGACCGGGATCCGCTGGAAGCGCTGACGCCGCGCGAACGCGATGTCCTCGACCAGATGGCGCAGGGCCGCACCAACGCGGGGATCGCGGCCGGCCTGCACATCTCGCAGAGCGCGGTGGAGAAGCACGCGAACGCGATCTTCGACAAGCTCGACCTGCCCCGGGCCACCGGCTACAGCCGCCGCGTTCTCGCCGTCCTGCACTACCTGGAGTCCGAGGGCGGCGAATAG
- a CDS encoding amino acid permease has product MSQPATEEYRKDLSTRHINMIAIGGAIGVGLFLGSGKALHQVGTGLILIYAIAGVMIFFVMRALGELLMYRPVSGSFAEYAGEFVGPWARFAVGWGYWLVWIVTGMAEITAVGKYFQFWFPTVPQWIPALGALVVLSGVNLIAVKLFGEFEFWFALIKVIAIIGLIVLAAAILVFGFSDLGPTASLSNIWAHGGLFPNGGAQALLAFQIVMFAFIGVEMVGQTASESANPQKVLPRAINAVMWRILIFYVGALIALTALVPWFQFPADSSPFVHAFTLIGIPAAAGVINFVVTTAALSSCNSGIYSTGRMLRTLSEEGQAPRAASRLSGRGVPARAIAVTFCAMFVGVVLNYFVPEEAFTYITSASTAGAIFTWAMILIAHLGYRRKIARGEIEAGPFRMPLAPYSNYVVLAFLAMVAVLLAFDAETRIALYITPVLAIAIAIGYLASRKRQQERTPTRS; this is encoded by the coding sequence ATGAGCCAACCAGCGACCGAGGAGTACCGGAAAGATCTGAGCACCCGGCACATCAACATGATCGCGATCGGCGGGGCGATCGGTGTCGGGCTGTTCCTCGGCTCCGGAAAGGCCCTGCACCAGGTCGGCACCGGCCTGATCCTGATCTACGCGATCGCCGGTGTGATGATCTTCTTCGTCATGCGGGCTCTCGGCGAACTGCTGATGTACCGCCCGGTGAGCGGCTCCTTCGCCGAGTACGCCGGTGAGTTCGTCGGCCCGTGGGCGCGGTTCGCGGTCGGCTGGGGCTACTGGCTGGTGTGGATCGTGACCGGCATGGCCGAGATCACCGCCGTCGGCAAGTACTTCCAGTTCTGGTTCCCGACAGTCCCGCAGTGGATCCCGGCGCTGGGCGCGCTGGTCGTGCTCAGCGGGGTCAACCTCATCGCGGTGAAGCTCTTCGGCGAGTTCGAGTTCTGGTTCGCGCTGATCAAGGTCATCGCCATCATCGGGCTGATCGTGCTGGCCGCGGCGATCCTGGTCTTCGGCTTCAGCGACCTCGGCCCGACCGCCTCGCTGAGCAACATCTGGGCCCACGGCGGGCTCTTCCCCAACGGCGGCGCGCAGGCCCTGCTGGCCTTCCAGATCGTCATGTTCGCCTTCATCGGCGTGGAGATGGTCGGGCAGACCGCCAGCGAGAGCGCCAACCCGCAGAAGGTGCTGCCGCGGGCCATCAACGCCGTGATGTGGCGGATCCTGATCTTCTACGTCGGTGCGCTGATCGCGCTCACCGCGCTGGTGCCGTGGTTCCAGTTCCCCGCCGACAGCAGCCCGTTCGTGCACGCCTTCACCCTGATCGGCATCCCGGCGGCCGCCGGTGTCATCAACTTCGTGGTGACCACCGCGGCGCTGTCGTCCTGCAACAGCGGCATCTACTCCACCGGCCGCATGCTGCGCACGCTGTCCGAGGAGGGGCAAGCCCCCCGCGCGGCCAGCCGGCTCAGCGGCCGCGGCGTGCCCGCCCGGGCGATCGCCGTGACGTTCTGTGCGATGTTCGTCGGCGTCGTGCTGAACTACTTCGTGCCGGAAGAGGCGTTCACCTACATCACCAGCGCCAGCACCGCCGGCGCCATCTTCACCTGGGCGATGATCCTGATCGCCCACCTGGGCTACCGCCGCAAGATCGCCCGCGGCGAGATCGAGGCGGGCCCCTTCCGGATGCCGCTGGCCCCGTACTCGAACTACGTGGTGCTGGCCTTCCTCGCGATGGTCGCCGTGCTGCTGGCCTTCGACGCGGAAACCCGCATCGCCCTCTACATCACCCCGGTCCTGGCGATCGCCATCGCCATCGGCTACCTGGCCTCGCGCAAGCGCCAGCAGGAGCGCACTCCCACCCGCAGCTGA
- the glyA gene encoding serine hydroxymethyltransferase, whose amino-acid sequence MSTPDLFNGNLAAVDPEVAAAVGAELNRQQTTLEMIASENFAPQAVLEAQGSVLTNKYAEGYPGRRYYGGCEHVDVIERLAIERIKELFGATYANVQPHSGAQANAAAMFALLKPGDTIMGLDLAHGGHLTHGMRINFSGKLYNVVPYHVREDDHRVDMDEVARLARENKPQLIIAGWSAYPRQLDFKRFREIADEVGAKLMVDMAHFAGLVAAGLHPNPVPHAHVVTTTTHKTLGGPRGGVILSSDEEFTKKFNSAVFPGQQGGPLEHVIAGKAVAFKVAAGEEFKDRQRRTVEGAQVLAERLLADDAKAAGVQLVSGGTDVHLVLVDLRNSELDGQQAEDRLHEIGITVNRNAVPNDPRPPMVTSGLRIGTPALATRGFGKAEFTEVADVIAEALKPGFDETTSAKLRARVEALAAKHPLYPNL is encoded by the coding sequence ATGTCGACACCGGACCTGTTCAACGGCAACTTGGCCGCGGTGGACCCAGAGGTGGCGGCGGCGGTCGGCGCCGAGCTCAACCGTCAGCAGACCACGCTCGAGATGATCGCCTCGGAGAACTTCGCGCCGCAGGCGGTGCTCGAGGCGCAGGGCTCGGTGCTGACCAACAAGTACGCCGAGGGCTACCCGGGTCGCCGCTACTACGGCGGCTGCGAGCACGTCGACGTCATCGAGCGGCTGGCCATCGAGCGGATCAAGGAGCTCTTCGGCGCCACCTACGCCAACGTGCAGCCGCACTCCGGCGCGCAGGCCAACGCGGCTGCGATGTTCGCGCTGCTCAAGCCGGGCGACACCATCATGGGCCTGGACCTGGCGCACGGCGGCCACCTGACCCACGGCATGCGGATCAACTTCTCCGGCAAGCTCTACAACGTGGTGCCCTACCACGTGCGCGAGGACGACCACCGCGTCGACATGGACGAGGTCGCCCGGCTGGCGCGGGAGAACAAGCCGCAGCTGATCATCGCCGGCTGGTCGGCCTACCCGCGGCAGCTGGACTTCAAGCGGTTCCGGGAGATCGCCGACGAGGTCGGCGCCAAGCTGATGGTGGACATGGCGCACTTCGCCGGCCTGGTGGCCGCGGGCCTGCACCCGAACCCGGTGCCGCACGCCCACGTCGTCACCACCACCACGCACAAGACCCTGGGCGGTCCGCGCGGTGGCGTGATCCTGTCCTCCGACGAGGAGTTCACCAAGAAGTTCAACTCCGCGGTGTTCCCCGGTCAGCAGGGCGGGCCGCTGGAGCACGTGATCGCGGGCAAGGCGGTCGCGTTCAAGGTCGCCGCGGGCGAGGAGTTCAAGGACCGGCAGCGCCGCACCGTCGAGGGCGCGCAGGTGCTGGCCGAGCGGCTGCTGGCCGACGACGCCAAGGCGGCCGGCGTGCAGCTGGTCTCCGGCGGCACCGACGTGCACCTGGTGCTGGTCGACCTGCGCAACTCGGAGCTGGACGGCCAGCAGGCCGAGGACCGGCTGCACGAGATCGGCATCACGGTCAACCGCAACGCGGTGCCGAACGACCCGCGGCCGCCGATGGTGACCTCCGGGCTGCGCATCGGCACCCCGGCGCTGGCCACCCGCGGCTTCGGCAAGGCCGAGTTCACCGAGGTCGCCGACGTGATCGCCGAGGCGCTCAAGCCGGGCTTCGACGAGACCACCAGCGCCAAGCTGCGGGCCCGCGTCGAGGCGCTGGCCGCCAAGCACCCGCTGTACCCGAACCTCTGA
- the gcvT gene encoding glycine cleavage system aminomethyltransferase GcvT, whose product MSSPRRTPLHHVHEALGATLTEFAGWQMPLRYSGDIAEHNAVRTAAGLFDLTHMGEIRISGPEAAAALDHALVANATAITPGRARYTMICNTAGGVLDDLIVYRLGEQEFLVVANAANAAVVSAELAERISGFDAQHEDVSDDYALIAIQGPNAVAILAPLTETDLSGVKYYAGYPAKVAGKDVLLARTGYTGEDGFELFTAPGDAEAVWQALTEAGAEHGLQPAGLSCRDTLRLEAGMPLYGNELSADLTPFHANLGRVVKLDKTVDFVGKEALAAAAEKPTERTLVGLSTDQRRAPRHGYRVLDAEGTEIGVVTSGAPSPTLGHPIGMAYVDRAHSEPGTQLQVDIRGKAVAVQVVELPFYRRNA is encoded by the coding sequence ATGTCGTCGCCACGACGGACGCCCTTGCACCACGTGCACGAAGCGCTCGGAGCCACGCTCACCGAGTTCGCCGGTTGGCAGATGCCGCTGCGCTACTCCGGTGACATCGCCGAGCACAACGCGGTGCGCACCGCTGCGGGCCTGTTCGACCTGACCCACATGGGCGAGATCCGGATCAGCGGTCCGGAAGCCGCAGCCGCGCTGGACCACGCGCTGGTCGCCAACGCCACCGCCATCACGCCGGGCCGCGCGCGCTACACCATGATCTGCAACACCGCCGGCGGTGTGCTGGACGACCTGATCGTCTACCGCCTCGGCGAGCAGGAGTTCCTGGTGGTGGCCAACGCGGCGAACGCCGCCGTGGTCTCCGCCGAGCTGGCCGAGCGGATCAGCGGGTTCGACGCGCAGCACGAGGACGTCTCCGACGACTACGCGCTGATCGCGATCCAGGGCCCGAACGCCGTGGCGATCCTCGCGCCGCTGACCGAGACCGACCTCTCCGGCGTCAAGTACTACGCCGGCTACCCGGCCAAGGTCGCGGGCAAGGACGTGCTGCTGGCGCGCACCGGCTACACCGGCGAGGACGGCTTCGAGCTGTTCACCGCGCCGGGTGACGCGGAGGCCGTGTGGCAGGCGCTGACCGAGGCGGGCGCCGAGCACGGCCTGCAGCCGGCCGGGTTGTCCTGCCGCGACACGCTGCGCCTGGAAGCCGGGATGCCGCTGTACGGCAACGAGCTCTCCGCCGATCTCACGCCGTTCCACGCGAACCTCGGCCGGGTGGTCAAGCTCGACAAGACCGTCGACTTCGTCGGCAAGGAGGCGCTGGCCGCCGCCGCGGAGAAGCCCACCGAGCGCACCCTGGTCGGGCTCAGCACCGACCAGCGCCGGGCGCCCCGCCACGGCTACCGGGTGCTGGACGCCGAAGGCACCGAGATCGGCGTGGTGACCAGCGGTGCGCCGTCCCCGACTCTGGGCCACCCGATCGGGATGGCCTACGTGGACCGCGCACACAGCGAACCCGGCACGCAGCTGCAGGTCGACATCCGCGGCAAGGCCGTCGCGGTGCAGGTCGTCGAGCTGCCGTTCTACCGCCGCAACGCCTGA
- a CDS encoding TetR/AcrR family transcriptional regulator, with the protein MPRPTTPRLSPDRIRRVGLEIIDADGLEALSMRRLAERLGVRAASLYNHVSTKEDLLHEIADDVMAAVDVTGFEQDWTTGLRGWARSYRAALVAHPNLVPFLAYGPARRENALRRADAVHGGLTRAGWPQRYATMIGASTKYLVVGSAMGSFSGGFPDDAELYGDRFPHLNKAHLLREHAAEIDAASFELALEALIDGLTKQYRELSGTERMRRDSGELLADPADAAEVNATREDMDAGDAW; encoded by the coding sequence GTGCCCCGACCGACCACTCCCCGGCTGTCGCCGGACCGCATCCGCCGCGTCGGCCTGGAGATCATCGACGCCGACGGCCTGGAGGCGCTGTCCATGCGCCGCCTCGCCGAACGCCTGGGAGTGCGCGCGGCCTCGCTGTACAACCACGTCTCGACCAAGGAAGACCTGCTGCACGAGATCGCCGACGACGTGATGGCCGCGGTGGACGTCACCGGCTTCGAGCAGGACTGGACGACCGGGCTGCGCGGCTGGGCCCGCTCCTACCGCGCGGCCCTGGTCGCGCACCCCAACCTGGTGCCGTTCCTGGCCTACGGCCCGGCCCGCCGCGAGAACGCCCTGCGCCGGGCCGACGCGGTGCACGGCGGGCTGACCCGCGCGGGCTGGCCGCAGCGCTACGCCACCATGATCGGCGCGTCGACGAAGTACCTGGTGGTGGGCTCGGCGATGGGTTCGTTCAGCGGCGGCTTCCCGGACGACGCGGAGCTCTACGGCGACCGCTTCCCGCACCTGAACAAGGCCCACCTGCTCCGCGAGCACGCGGCGGAGATCGACGCGGCCAGCTTCGAGCTCGCCCTCGAAGCCCTGATCGACGGCCTGACGAAGCAGTACCGCGAGCTCAGCGGGACCGAGAGGATGCGTCGCGACTCCGGGGAGCTGCTAGCCGACCCGGCCGATGCTGCAGAAGTAAACGCCACCCGCGAGGACATGGACGCGGGCGACGCTTGGTGA
- a CDS encoding acyl-CoA dehydrogenase family protein, translated as MVDFSLTDTERDIRDWVRNFVQRELVPLEPEVLRRERAGERGLTKDEQRDLQLKAREAGFWGVQTPEEYGGMGLSAVLSALIEIELGRTYVPFRFGGSADNILFHANSEQQRRYLLPTIEGTRKSCFAITEPGAGSDAKDLRTTAVKDGDEWVINGEKTFITGGIDADFVMVFAVTDKEKGANGGVTCFLADRDMGWKSEPIDIMGPWERQPAALVFEDVRVPEGNVLGEVGHGFKLAMQWIGRGRYMLPARALGACERLVEMGMEYAKQRETFGRPIADRQAIQWMVADSAVEIEALRWLVLQAAWQIDQGMDSRHAQSIAKLYGATRANEIVDRVLQIHGGMGYTKELPIERWYRDLRLLRIFEGTDEIQRRTLARNLLKGHVSVRGVLG; from the coding sequence ATGGTCGACTTCTCGCTCACCGACACCGAGCGCGACATCAGGGACTGGGTGCGCAACTTCGTCCAGCGCGAGCTGGTGCCGCTGGAACCGGAGGTGCTGCGCCGGGAGCGGGCCGGGGAGCGCGGGCTGACCAAGGACGAGCAGCGGGATCTGCAGCTGAAGGCGCGGGAGGCCGGGTTCTGGGGCGTGCAGACGCCTGAGGAGTACGGCGGCATGGGCCTGTCGGCGGTGCTGTCCGCGCTGATCGAGATCGAGCTCGGCCGCACCTACGTGCCGTTCCGCTTCGGCGGCTCCGCCGACAACATCCTCTTCCACGCCAACTCCGAGCAGCAGCGGCGCTACCTGCTGCCGACCATCGAGGGCACCCGCAAGTCCTGCTTCGCGATCACCGAGCCGGGGGCCGGTTCGGACGCCAAGGACCTGCGCACCACGGCGGTCAAGGACGGCGACGAGTGGGTGATCAACGGCGAGAAGACGTTCATCACCGGTGGCATCGACGCCGACTTCGTGATGGTCTTCGCGGTCACCGACAAGGAGAAGGGCGCCAACGGCGGCGTCACCTGCTTCCTGGCCGACCGCGACATGGGCTGGAAGTCCGAGCCGATCGACATCATGGGCCCGTGGGAGCGCCAGCCGGCCGCGCTGGTCTTCGAGGACGTGCGGGTGCCGGAGGGCAACGTCCTCGGCGAGGTCGGGCACGGCTTCAAGCTCGCCATGCAGTGGATCGGCCGCGGGCGCTACATGCTGCCCGCGCGGGCGCTCGGCGCCTGCGAACGGCTGGTCGAGATGGGCATGGAGTACGCCAAGCAGCGCGAGACCTTCGGCAGGCCGATCGCCGATCGCCAGGCCATCCAGTGGATGGTGGCGGACTCGGCGGTGGAGATCGAGGCGCTGCGCTGGCTGGTGCTGCAGGCGGCGTGGCAGATCGACCAGGGCATGGACTCCCGGCACGCGCAGTCGATCGCCAAGCTCTACGGCGCCACCCGCGCCAACGAGATCGTCGACCGGGTGCTGCAGATCCACGGCGGCATGGGCTACACCAAGGAGCTGCCGATCGAGCGCTGGTACCGCGACCTGCGGTTGCTGCGGATCTTCGAGGGCACCGACGAGATCCAGCGCCGGACGCTGGCGCGCAACCTGCTGAAGGGGCACGTCTCGGTGCGCGGAGTGCTCGGTTGA
- a CDS encoding type II toxin-antitoxin system death-on-curing family toxin, whose translation MTHYLELDDLLYLISEGLRQEPKSIVRDWGALESALHRPRSTVFGVDAYPALDEKAASLMHSLARDQPLLDGNKRLAWLATRLFYAYNSRDLRAADARKADAFVREVASGEHEVGQLAESLRFWVNELK comes from the coding sequence GTGACGCACTACCTGGAGCTGGACGATCTCCTCTACTTGATCTCCGAAGGACTACGTCAGGAACCCAAATCGATCGTTCGTGATTGGGGTGCGCTGGAGTCCGCGCTGCATCGTCCGCGTTCCACCGTCTTCGGTGTCGATGCGTACCCGGCACTCGACGAGAAGGCGGCATCGCTGATGCATTCCCTGGCGCGTGATCAACCGTTGCTGGACGGGAACAAGCGACTGGCTTGGCTCGCGACGAGGCTCTTCTACGCTTACAACAGCCGCGACCTCCGTGCAGCTGATGCACGCAAGGCGGACGCATTCGTTCGGGAAGTCGCCTCTGGTGAGCACGAAGTCGGTCAGCTCGCGGAAAGCCTGCGCTTCTGGGTTAACGAGCTGAAATGA
- a CDS encoding GtrA family protein, whose product MAPQVTGAKRYWHLLSRFAAASVVATAISQLVFLLVYALGAAPVAATITAWLAGAIPNFTLNRRTWGSTGRAGLRGEILRYAIISVTTALLAALATHNAETLAQTSFPDTRSAQVAVVWGAFLGTYAVMFVIKFFLVDRLVFRRNR is encoded by the coding sequence ATGGCACCGCAGGTCACCGGCGCGAAGCGGTACTGGCACCTGCTCAGCCGGTTCGCCGCCGCATCGGTGGTGGCCACCGCGATCAGCCAGCTGGTCTTCCTGCTCGTCTACGCCCTCGGCGCGGCCCCGGTCGCGGCGACGATCACGGCGTGGCTGGCGGGTGCGATCCCGAACTTCACGCTCAACCGGCGCACCTGGGGCAGCACCGGCCGCGCGGGCCTGCGCGGCGAGATCCTGCGCTACGCGATCATCTCGGTCACCACCGCCCTGCTGGCCGCGCTGGCCACGCACAACGCCGAAACCCTCGCGCAGACCTCGTTCCCGGACACCCGCAGCGCGCAGGTCGCAGTGGTCTGGGGAGCGTTCCTGGGCACCTACGCGGTGATGTTCGTGATCAAGTTCTTCCTGGTCGACCGCCTGGTCTTCCGCCGGAATCGCTGA
- a CDS encoding sulfite exporter TauE/SafE family protein, giving the protein MQAFLIFAIGGFIAQLVDGSLGMAYGVTSTTILLAAGMSPALASASVHLAELGTSLASGLSHWKFGNVDWRVVLTLGVPGAIGAFLGATALSNISTEAAEPWMSTILLALGLYVLARFAFRPLRRRQLTGVSSKLLAPLGLVAGFVDATGGGGWGPVATPTLLSTGRVEPRKVIGSVDTSEFLIAAAASLGFLLSLAHQNLSWPTVGALLLGGVIAAPLAAYLVRIVPMRLIGVGAGGLIVLTNARTLIKDFDLPGPSHTIIYSVIVVAWVAAIAYTVRVIRAERHQPETDPADAAEAVRS; this is encoded by the coding sequence GTGCAAGCGTTCCTGATCTTCGCGATCGGTGGTTTCATCGCGCAGCTGGTGGACGGCTCACTGGGCATGGCCTACGGCGTCACGTCCACCACCATCCTGCTCGCCGCCGGGATGAGCCCGGCCCTGGCCTCCGCCTCGGTGCACCTCGCCGAGCTGGGCACCTCGCTGGCCTCCGGCCTGTCGCACTGGAAGTTCGGCAACGTCGACTGGCGCGTCGTGCTCACCCTCGGCGTGCCGGGCGCGATCGGCGCGTTCCTCGGCGCCACCGCGCTGAGCAACATCTCCACCGAGGCCGCCGAGCCGTGGATGTCGACGATCCTGCTCGCGCTCGGCCTCTACGTGCTGGCCCGGTTCGCCTTCCGCCCGCTGCGCCGCCGCCAGCTCACCGGCGTCAGCTCCAAGCTGCTCGCCCCGCTCGGCCTGGTCGCCGGGTTCGTGGACGCCACCGGCGGTGGCGGCTGGGGCCCGGTGGCGACCCCGACGCTGCTGAGCACCGGCCGGGTCGAACCGCGCAAGGTCATCGGTTCGGTGGACACCAGCGAATTCCTGATCGCGGCCGCGGCCAGCCTCGGCTTCCTGCTCTCCCTGGCGCACCAGAACCTCTCCTGGCCGACCGTGGGCGCGCTGCTGCTGGGCGGCGTGATCGCCGCGCCGCTGGCGGCCTACCTGGTGCGCATCGTGCCGATGCGGCTGATCGGCGTCGGTGCCGGCGGGCTGATCGTGCTCACCAACGCGCGCACGCTGATCAAGGACTTCGACCTGCCCGGCCCGTCGCACACGATCATCTACTCGGTGATCGTGGTGGCCTGGGTCGCCGCCATCGCCTACACCGTCCGGGTGATCCGCGCGGAGCGCCACCAGCCGGAGACCGACCCCGCCGACGCCGCGGAGGCGGTGCGCAGCTGA
- a CDS encoding M23 family metallopeptidase, with translation MGKHRKEGGHPPKAALPLRNKVVAAVVAGGAFAAVGQPLATAGEQTEVPERSAAVHPLAASKKLSLALTGTSSSPATVQLLAQETATDSVEESGQIDKAEAIEQARAEAERARQEAERAAAEAERAAEEAARKAASGFVKPAEGTFTSGFGARWGTNHNGIDIANSIGTPIRAVAAGTVVEAGPASGFGQWIRLQHKDGTITVYGHINTIDVSEGEQVGAGEQIATMGNRGQSTGPHLHFEVHVGGSKINPLPWLSARGIEVQ, from the coding sequence ATGGGCAAGCACCGCAAGGAGGGCGGCCATCCCCCGAAGGCCGCCCTCCCGCTACGGAACAAGGTCGTCGCCGCAGTGGTGGCCGGCGGCGCCTTCGCCGCGGTCGGCCAGCCGCTGGCCACGGCCGGCGAGCAGACCGAGGTCCCCGAGCGCAGCGCAGCGGTGCACCCGCTCGCCGCGAGCAAGAAGCTGAGCCTGGCGCTCACCGGAACGTCGTCCAGCCCGGCCACGGTCCAGCTGCTCGCCCAGGAGACCGCGACCGACTCGGTCGAGGAATCGGGCCAGATCGACAAGGCCGAGGCCATCGAGCAGGCCCGCGCGGAAGCCGAGCGGGCCAGGCAGGAAGCCGAGCGCGCCGCGGCCGAGGCCGAGCGCGCCGCGGAGGAAGCGGCCCGCAAGGCCGCCAGCGGCTTCGTCAAACCCGCGGAGGGCACCTTCACCTCCGGCTTCGGCGCCCGCTGGGGCACCAACCACAACGGGATCGACATCGCCAACAGCATCGGCACGCCGATCCGCGCGGTGGCCGCGGGCACCGTGGTCGAAGCAGGCCCGGCCAGCGGCTTCGGCCAGTGGATCCGGCTGCAGCACAAGGACGGCACCATCACCGTCTACGGCCACATCAACACCATCGACGTCAGCGAGGGCGAGCAGGTCGGCGCGGGCGAGCAGATCGCCACGATGGGCAACCGCGGCCAGTCCACCGGCCCGCACCTGCACTTCGAGGTGCACGTGGGCGGAAGCAAGATCAACCCCCTGCCGTGGCTGAGCGCCCGCGGCATCGAGGTGCAGTGA